In one window of Electrophorus electricus isolate fEleEle1 chromosome 15, fEleEle1.pri, whole genome shotgun sequence DNA:
- the rab4b gene encoding ras-related protein Rab-4B — translation MSETYDFLFKFLVIGSAGTGKSCLLHQFIENKFKQDSNHTIGVEFGSRVVNVGGKTVKLQIWDTAGQERFRSVTRSYYRGAAGALLVYDITSRETYNALTNWLTDARTLASPNIVIILCGNKKDLDADREVTFLEASRFAQENELMFLETSALTGENVEEAFLKCARTILNKIESGELDPERMGSGIQYGDASLRQLRQPRGSAAQTKQQCNC, via the exons ATGTCCGAGACATACG ATTTCCTGTTTAAGTTCCTTGTGATTGGCAGCGCAGGGACTGGGAAATCCTGCCTCCTCCACCAGTTCATAGAGAACAAGT TCAAACAAGACTCCAATCACACCATCGGTGTGGAATTCGGATCCAGGGTGGTCAACGTTGGTGGGAAGACGGTCAAACTGCAGATCTGGGACACGGCAGGCCAGGAGCGCTTTAG GTCGGTGACACGCAGCTACTACCGTGGAGCAGCCGGCGCCCTTCTCGTCTATGACATCACAAG tcgaGAGACCTACAACGCCCTCACTAACTGGCTGACGGACGCCCGGACGCTGGCGAGTCCCAACATCGTAATCATCCTGTGTGGGAACAAGAAGGACCTTGACGCTGACCGTGAGGTCACCTTCCTGGAGGCGTCTCGGTTTGCTCAGGAGAATG AGCTGATGTTTTTGGAGACGAGTGCTTTAACAGGAGAGAACGTGGAAGAGGCATTCCTTAAATGTGCCCGCACAATTCTCAACAAAATAGAGTCTG gtgaacTGGACCCTGAGCGGATGGGCTCTGGTATCCAGTACGGGGACGCATCCCTCAGGCAGCTGAGACAGCCCCGAGGCTCTGCTGCGCAGACCAAACAGCAGTGCAACTGCTAG